The genome window CAAGATGGCATAAGCTTCCGCCTGCGGTTTCCGGATCGCATCTCTGATTTCTTTACGGAGAACGGGTGTCAGTCTTTCGTCGGCGTCCAGAATCAGGACCCAATCGTTTTGCAACAGCTCGATTCCTGCATTCTTGTTGGCTGCAAAATGATCAAATTTGCGCTGATGAACGATTGCACCGGCCGCGCGTGAA of bacterium contains these proteins:
- a CDS encoding glycosyltransferase family 2 protein, which codes for MNDKLSVLIPTLNEEGNISACIDSVREIADEILVMDNFSTDRTTEISRAAGAIVHQRKFDHFAANKNAGIELLQNDWVLILDADERLTPVLRKEIRDAIRKPQAEAYAIL